The genomic stretch AGTAACATATTTAAGAAAAACTGAACTGATGGCTTCtaaacattatttatatttggTGTAAAAAGCATAATTGTGCCCCTTCAAATGGCCTTAACTTCCATCTCTACATTGATGTGAATTGTCAttcgttgtgttttctttttaggaTTATTGGACTGCCACgacacacaaaaatgcaaagTAAGAGGATATTTTGAAAAAGTTAGCGCTCTGATGCATTATGTTGGTCAGAAAGGATACAGAGGTAAAGATCGCAACCATGTCCAATGGTCTGTTTGTGTCTTAGAATGCCATTGTAAAACTATAAATTGCATTGAACCTAATAAAGCCCATGTTGAAAGATGTACTGAGTCTGTGTCTTGGATCGTGAGTGGGTGTGTTAAAACATGCATGAAGAGTTTCCCATTAAGACATGTTGTTAAATATTCAAGGTAGACTATTTCAAGAAATGAGCCAGAAGAAAGTTAATTTTATGGCCCACAATGACTGCTGAACTCAATTTGAGGAAATGGGAATTGTGCATGTAAAGAAAGATTAACCATTGTGCAGAGACAATTCAGATAAACACTTCTAATTTTATCCATTTGGTAAGTAAGATTTAATAGAAttgtcattatgcaacacaCAATTGTAGAATTTGTAATTACCTAAAAAGAAAACTATACAgactgatgaataaataataatcaggtCAAATAAACTATTCAcagtggagtgttgaggatgagttcagagTCTCACAGCTttaggaaagaagctgctctgtagtcttgTGATACAGCAGCGGATACAACAGGTACAAATGTTACCCAGAACATCATTTGAACAATATTTTGTAAATGACTTTCTTTATCAGGGTGGGGGTTGATTCtcaggaacctaaaactgttcacctgctcaggtctgtaacaatttgtctgACGTAATGTAGGTGTTAACTACAAagaaaactcattacatcataccactgttatgtgttgaaatcttgtatgttgaagtatgAAAAATGCAAGATATGACAAACAAGGATAGGcctttttgacatatttattgacatgtcacagcagcaaaagcacaggtgtaataAGTAGCATTACGGTAACAAAAACTGCTCTCCATCTATCTGTCAGTTCTAGTTACAGGGACATTTAAAAGAACTGAGGTAATATTCTTAGTAACACTTGACCTATTGTGAAGTCAAACTGTGCTGTGAAAAGCATTCTTATGGCAGAATGTCATAtggaaaatacacatttgattaATATTGTGTATCATAATGCAACTTGATCTCtaataattaaattatatttacaaTAGCTCATGTGGAGTTTGACATGTAGTCAGTGAGGCTCTTAATTGATTGTCTTTTTATGCCAGAAGACAATTCCATTAATCCTATGAATATTTAATGCGTTCATTTTAATAAGGTAGTTCATTTGAAGCCACATACACTGATACGCTCTGCCTCTCTGTTCACTCAGTTTGTAAGAAAGGGTGAAGCAGTCTTTTTGATTGGATGTACCATCTAATATTAAATGCATAACCTCCACTGGATTATTCAAAACTAGCCTTTTGTTCCTATTTTGGAAACTATTTGCTTTTTCTTCTGATGTTTACTTTTATAATTCTGAGTTCATgtcatgattatttttttcactatttGTCTCGTTTCGGTTTCCTATTTCTGTGCATTCTTTTTAAAGCGCCTCCCAAAAACCTTTTCCCAGGTGCCCAGTGGCAGACGAAACTGTAAAGTGATAACAAGGTTCATAGGGAGCCAATGTAAACATTGATgatttcattattctatatcaATTACATTTACTCCATAATGATATGTTGAAGCAGACAACATGTTGTCTATTGCAAGTTTAAGGAATctcaaataaaagtatttattatgCAGAATGGAATGTTAAATCTGCAAAATCTTATAGAGCTATTTCTGTCTATAGCTGAGTTTTAAAATCATCAAGTCATTATCTCAAACTCAAGTAAAGAAAAGTGCAGTGAAAATTTTTCAAGTtgtatttaatgtaaataaacctACTGAAAGATGTctactttaaaacatgaaagcaATAACACAGATGGCTATCATAGAAGTATGATACCTTATTTTATAAAATACGTGACCATTTTTGCATCAATACCAAGTTGAAATATTCTTACTGTAGACTTTAAGGACTAAgctatatttttatttttttaaccatggATCAATACATAATGTTGAAGCAAATCTTTTGTATAAAAATCCCCAGCAAAGTAGCCAAATATATAAGGCAGAGCGAAATTTCCCTCTCAAATAAAGTGAAGTAGTAGCCAAAAAAGGAAATAAccaagtaaagtacctcagaattgtattTGAATGCAGTATTTGAgtgcatgtattaaagaaaaacattatcatttcagggttttttggggggttgtttttttacattttaaaacaagtccccatctacttcagtgaatgctgctttgctgtgaagctccagaaatgctttgtggactacaaaacttcacccgactttccatcgacatcACGGttagtaaataatgactgagtttgccttttttggatgaacttttcatttaagttactttccatcactttgAGTGAGCAGTGTAAGGAATGAATCCAATGATGAGACTCTTCGTTTTAATGATGTCTCTGTACGCTGCTTTGCATTTGATCAAATGTTGCCTTGGCACTACAGAAGCAGGCAGATAATCAGTTGAGCGCTTACTCCAAAAAATGAATGGTTAGACAGAGATACAAGCAGGACTTTTTTATTATATGTTTACAACAGGACGGATACAGTTGTCACCATGACAGCAGGCTGCAGTGGTTGAAGCGGAGAGAGCCGCAGGTGGCACAGATTTAACTGGCCCTAGATATATTCACAATGGACATGCTCCATCTTTATAGTGGTTTTGACAGCTGCAATGCAACATTCAAAATGACATGGACTTCAACAGCAGCTTCATGGAGGCGTCTCTGAGGTGATGGGTCCAGGCTCTGTGCCACCTCAGCCACACGCTCTTTACTTCCACTGGCCCTTCTCATAGTCCCACTTGGCTGAGAAGCCCTCGATAGGGTTGATCCTCATGTCCAACATCCTCTGTAGCTGCTTGGCCTTCCACTCTTCGTCGAAGGTCCTGGGGCGTTCAGGGTAGACtggagcaaaggaggaatagAGACATTGTAAAGCACGTCAATCAACTCGAGTCAGTATATTCAAAAACATGCCTACTGACACAAAAAAAACGTGTGATTGAAGTTTTATTCTGGTCATAAACCtttcacacagcagacattttgacctgtCAAACACTGGTGTAACTCATAACATTACTAAAGCCTGAAGTCCATTAAGATTATGCATGCTGGCTGCTCGGTTTCTGGTGAACGGGGATACTTAAAAGGAACAGAGCCACTGTTAACGTTGTTAGTTACAGCTCTGCCTTTTCTGCCATAAGtcaaactgtgtgctgtgaaaaaggtctgaGGCCAGTAAGAGACAGTGGCACCAGGTGTGTGATGTGGAGGCAATAAAGCTCTTCTGTTCCCGGCCACTTGCACTGTCCTCGTCAAATTTTAAAGAGATGGGTTTGTCCTTTCAGAGATTTACCGTAGATGCTCTGCCACCAGACAATCAGGCCAGTCAAGCCTAAAAGGATGAAGATACCCCCCATAACAGTCTTCCACTCATCTGATGACTGCTTCATCTCTGCGTAGGTCTGACAGAACATCAGCCGGTACACTGCAGGAGGGATGGCAGAGATAGAGGTCAGGAAGACAAATGAGGAAAGTGTACTGTTAATGCAATGTGgatatttttctcctttctcttgtTCTGTGTTATGTCACTATGGTTGATATAAGTTGGACTATAGAGTTATGGAGattaaattttaatcagaagagaaagactgacttgatttttttctgcctcaacaaactaaataaacaaactctctttgttttcatgactgaattaactgaataaacaaactgaccttaaaggacaacaccatttatattgttttactttgtttatatgtggcggaccctgccacctttctagcttcaaacagtgttctgggaccttattgtcctctgagaacagcttgtttattcacttatggaaaaaataaatgtttctaaatgtgtattattacctcattaatattctgagtttgaatttcttctccaaaatacatagtgcccctttaaatattaattttaaaaatatggaGTAAAACAGAAGGTAATCCCATTCAAGAGCTACAGTTCAGTTGATTCACCCTGTTGGTCCAGAAGTAATTGGTGTCACCCACGCAGGAAGTGGCGAGCTGAAAATTAAACTTTGGAATGAGGTCAAAACTAACTGTTTATTTGAAGTGGTTTGGTTTTCAGTAAAAGCATCCACCGAACATGTGGGTGCAGCTCATGAAAGTTCTCAGATTTAAAATTCTTACATCTTGCTGAAAAAACATCCAAAGTGCAGCTTTGACTGAGTGACTGGGTATTTCTGCTGTAACCAAAGTGTTG from Pagrus major chromosome 7, Pma_NU_1.0 encodes the following:
- the cox4i2 gene encoding cytochrome c oxidase subunit 4 isoform 2, mitochondrial gives rise to the protein MLRLTAGRVGSLLARRAAVPLTTSSAGMASHGHEVAGTVDMSKPLYSDRQDTPLPDRAYKDVLDAADKGLKQKEKGPWSQLSKEEKVALYRLMFCQTYAEMKQSSDEWKTVMGGIFILLGLTGLIVWWQSIYVYPERPRTFDEEWKAKQLQRMLDMRINPIEGFSAKWDYEKGQWK